In one Mucilaginibacter sp. PAMB04168 genomic region, the following are encoded:
- a CDS encoding SOS response-associated peptidase family protein, which translates to MCRDISFHSEIQIVTQDFKGIQLAPSLAHYPNEMLHVTCEVLPTHPIVVNRKALVLANMSWGVVPTFIDEPNERQKQRLNYVNARSERIIGDKKSYWYRIRNNRCLIPVTGIYEHREVKGFKNKIPYHISLEGRKQFYVPALYQVSQEVDQHSGEFYNVASFTMITRHANDKMQWIHNAGDNKHRMPLFLTPEMEHAWVLDDLGDDDMDEFFHFEMPSDAVAHHPVYSIRSRKPKPEGIIPDAYYDWGKKLPVYGQEEPPADQVSLF; encoded by the coding sequence ATGTGCAGAGATATCAGCTTTCATTCAGAAATACAAATCGTCACCCAGGATTTTAAAGGCATTCAACTGGCCCCCAGTTTGGCGCATTACCCTAATGAAATGTTGCACGTAACCTGCGAGGTATTGCCTACGCATCCTATCGTTGTTAATAGGAAGGCTTTAGTGTTAGCGAATATGAGTTGGGGCGTGGTACCAACCTTTATTGACGAACCTAACGAAAGGCAAAAGCAGCGACTCAACTACGTTAACGCCCGGTCGGAAAGAATTATCGGTGATAAAAAATCTTACTGGTATAGGATTCGTAATAACCGTTGCCTGATTCCGGTTACCGGCATCTACGAACACCGGGAAGTTAAAGGCTTTAAAAACAAGATCCCTTATCATATCAGCCTCGAAGGCCGCAAGCAATTCTATGTGCCCGCACTTTACCAGGTTAGCCAGGAAGTAGATCAGCATAGCGGCGAGTTCTACAATGTCGCATCTTTCACGATGATCACCCGGCATGCCAACGATAAAATGCAGTGGATACATAATGCCGGCGACAATAAGCACCGTATGCCATTGTTCCTAACACCGGAAATGGAACATGCCTGGGTACTGGATGACCTTGGTGACGACGACATGGATGAGTTCTTTCATTTTGAAATGCCATCCGATGCTGTCGCACATCATCCCGTATACTCCATACGCAGCCGTAAACCAAAACCGGAAGGTATAATACCGGACGCGTATTATGACTGGGGTAAGAAGTTGCCAGTTTATGGGCAGGAAGAACCACCGGCGGACCAGGTCAGCCTCTTTTAG
- a CDS encoding DUF262 domain-containing protein — MPVSELLGRCFFVPAYQRGYRWTERQVTDLLEDIYTFAKKTEKTPGEFYCLQPVVVKFDEEKNYYEVIDGQQRLTTIRILLVYLQKEHHHGQPLEKYYGKKLFKLVYETRPDLTPFLDNIIADETNIEFYHVYKSYDYISNWFAEKVQSGEMFYELCDTIIKTLVYNQKHNKQEGVVQVIWYEMHPGSTNAIDTFIRINLGKIPLTNAELIKALFLQERNFGSSEAARLMQLEIAQEWDNIENQLQDENFWWFLNKSGNSASSHIEFIFDIMQTDIVGENKELDKEIGNDKDRTFRFFSKLFGNEPDYEVIKANWDRVKEYFATFKKWFDNPKWYHYIGFLIYTGKTVEEILKLLNKKNILTKEDADRELIDTIKKEFEHLDWEKVDDEYHLKVTYKEGSELLKRFFLLFNLEYIVRKAGQENLVYRFPFKAFKTVKKKGEENNWDIEHINAATDNQLEKWEDQKTWLLNAIEDVKEMPEPLQTTVRHFLNVANGEGFESLHEQVLLISGETNMEERLKHSLGNLTLLDAGTNRGYGNALFTSKRRIIIEKDKAGTFVPICTKHVFLKYFDGNPKATWTGDDVKAYRNALEDTMSVFLKPKPHENA, encoded by the coding sequence ATGCCCGTTAGCGAATTACTTGGAAGATGTTTTTTTGTACCGGCTTACCAACGCGGTTATCGCTGGACAGAAAGACAAGTAACCGATTTACTCGAAGATATATACACCTTTGCCAAAAAGACGGAAAAGACTCCGGGGGAATTTTACTGTCTCCAGCCAGTCGTCGTAAAATTCGATGAAGAAAAGAATTACTATGAGGTAATCGATGGCCAGCAAAGGCTGACAACGATCCGGATACTGCTGGTCTATCTGCAAAAGGAACATCACCACGGCCAGCCGCTTGAAAAATATTATGGCAAAAAGTTGTTTAAATTAGTTTACGAAACGCGTCCAGATCTAACACCTTTTCTGGATAACATCATTGCAGACGAAACTAACATTGAATTCTACCACGTCTATAAATCCTATGACTATATAAGTAATTGGTTCGCTGAAAAAGTCCAGTCCGGCGAAATGTTTTATGAACTGTGCGACACTATTATTAAAACACTGGTCTACAATCAGAAACATAACAAGCAGGAAGGCGTCGTTCAGGTGATCTGGTATGAAATGCATCCCGGAAGCACCAATGCTATTGATACATTCATCCGTATTAATCTTGGCAAGATTCCGCTGACCAACGCGGAGCTGATTAAAGCACTTTTCCTGCAAGAGCGTAATTTTGGTTCAAGTGAGGCTGCCAGGCTTATGCAACTGGAGATTGCTCAGGAATGGGACAACATCGAAAACCAGTTACAGGATGAAAACTTCTGGTGGTTTCTGAACAAATCCGGTAACAGCGCTTCATCTCATATCGAATTCATTTTTGATATTATGCAAACCGACATCGTTGGAGAAAATAAAGAACTGGATAAAGAGATCGGCAATGATAAAGACCGCACCTTCCGCTTTTTCAGTAAACTTTTTGGTAACGAGCCGGACTATGAGGTGATCAAGGCGAACTGGGATCGCGTGAAGGAATACTTCGCTACCTTTAAAAAATGGTTCGATAATCCTAAATGGTACCATTACATTGGCTTTTTGATCTATACCGGTAAAACTGTTGAGGAAATTCTTAAACTACTGAACAAAAAAAATATTCTCACCAAAGAAGATGCAGACAGAGAATTAATCGACACGATCAAAAAAGAGTTCGAACACCTCGATTGGGAAAAAGTTGACGACGAATACCACCTGAAAGTAACCTATAAAGAAGGTAGCGAACTTCTAAAGCGCTTTTTCCTTTTGTTTAACCTTGAATATATCGTCCGCAAAGCCGGGCAGGAAAATCTTGTTTACCGTTTTCCCTTCAAAGCTTTTAAAACAGTAAAAAAGAAAGGCGAGGAAAATAACTGGGACATCGAACACATCAACGCAGCTACGGATAACCAGCTGGAAAAATGGGAAGATCAAAAGACTTGGTTACTGAATGCCATTGAAGATGTAAAGGAGATGCCGGAACCCCTGCAAACTACGGTCCGTCACTTTCTTAACGTCGCTAATGGGGAAGGTTTCGAGTCACTCCATGAACAGGTATTGTTAATCTCCGGGGAAACGAATATGGAAGAAAGATTAAAACACAGTCTCGGTAACCTCACTCTGCTGGACGCAGGAACTAACCGCGGATACGGCAACGCGCTTTTCACCTCAAAGCGGCGCATAATTATCGAAAAAGATAAAGCGGGCACCTTTGTGCCGATCTGTACAAAGCATGTTTTTTTGAAATACTTCGATGGCAACCCCAAAGCCACCTGGACAGGGGATGACGTAAAAGCTTACCGCAATGCCCTGGAAGATACTATGTCTGTTTTTCTAAAACCCAAACCTCATGAAAACGCATAA
- a CDS encoding DUF262 domain-containing protein, giving the protein MKTHNLLDLLGGTIIITTPDGDHPRKIDGITIPIIQRDYAQGRPDEDLIRGRFLTALFTALEQDNGLELDFIYGSVKKGTGETEMFLPLDGQQRLTTLFLLYWVVSNNELGTHDRQLFCAQLARFSYATRSTARDFCQKLAHLTFTSDAAGQIRKAYWFHNGYAQDPTVKAMLRTIADIEARYANCGSPLFASLARLCFYILPLDGFRLTDELYIKMNARGKQLTGFENFKADLIGWMKSDENPDATKLARQVSYGKTLMPHYLAIASKTDNSWTDIFWPVARAQPKEEDKIVDPYYFRFINRYVLNEFIVRSDRSAAQIETSETFTQLYGDKGSDALPRYREFTYYRPVFSGDFAGRFERAMDQLAIHQESIRAALNTSLNSTPNWFIYDESISQVQRILLAAVTGYLEEHTYDIQKFKEWIRVVWNIIIDPDIRSIGAMIAVMKTVASLAAGSGDIYAYFKTPEFTALAERSGNIQKEQLAEEKLKAGLFENEGWEQIIKKAEAHPLFQGNIGFLLLGDPTLAEFEHRFATSALLFSHYGANKAFRQDRGLYRYLISALPDWSALYAFTYADDFQNWQLILRRNQIAKTIINELCGCESEAAMQHVINAGINRSSAISGWDNGNAKLRLIHTNLYFDERFVDWTQKENKLTKVKELYGHRYLIRPSAWFDKVMIDNRRNEVINLLCQHHGARTENRCGSTQFFWGEDINVYITRNGHQYLLEFTRDIRLRIRIAAEADGLTKWTPYKAFDELRLGSTEEAAETTLEIVNSLE; this is encoded by the coding sequence ATGAAAACGCATAACCTGCTCGACCTGTTAGGCGGCACAATTATAATAACCACACCGGATGGTGACCATCCGCGAAAGATAGATGGCATTACGATCCCGATTATACAGCGCGATTACGCCCAAGGACGTCCGGATGAGGACCTGATCAGAGGACGGTTCCTTACCGCATTATTTACTGCTCTTGAACAGGATAATGGGTTGGAGCTTGATTTTATTTATGGCTCAGTCAAAAAAGGAACGGGTGAAACAGAAATGTTCCTTCCACTCGACGGTCAGCAGCGCCTGACCACACTCTTCCTGCTTTATTGGGTCGTCTCCAACAATGAACTCGGCACACATGACCGCCAGCTTTTCTGCGCACAGCTGGCCAGATTCAGTTACGCCACCCGCTCCACAGCGAGAGACTTCTGCCAGAAACTTGCTCACCTGACTTTTACGAGCGATGCTGCAGGACAGATCAGGAAAGCTTACTGGTTCCACAATGGTTATGCGCAGGATCCTACAGTGAAAGCCATGCTGCGCACCATTGCTGACATTGAGGCGCGATATGCGAACTGCGGGTCACCTCTTTTCGCAAGTTTGGCCAGACTGTGCTTTTATATTCTGCCGCTCGATGGGTTCAGACTCACCGATGAACTCTATATCAAAATGAACGCGCGCGGTAAGCAGCTGACGGGTTTCGAAAACTTTAAGGCCGATCTCATCGGCTGGATGAAGTCGGACGAAAACCCCGATGCAACGAAACTTGCACGGCAGGTTTCCTATGGTAAAACGTTGATGCCGCATTACCTTGCAATCGCCTCCAAGACTGACAACAGCTGGACCGACATTTTCTGGCCGGTTGCAAGGGCGCAGCCAAAAGAAGAAGATAAGATCGTCGACCCCTATTACTTTCGTTTTATCAACCGTTACGTACTCAACGAATTTATAGTCCGTTCCGACCGCAGTGCGGCACAAATTGAAACGTCAGAGACCTTTACCCAGCTATATGGCGATAAAGGCAGCGACGCTTTGCCGCGTTACCGGGAGTTCACCTATTACCGGCCTGTCTTTTCCGGGGATTTTGCCGGCCGTTTCGAGCGGGCTATGGACCAGCTGGCAATTCACCAGGAAAGCATCCGTGCAGCCCTGAATACATCCCTGAACAGTACACCCAATTGGTTTATTTATGATGAAAGCATCAGCCAGGTGCAGCGAATCCTGTTAGCGGCGGTTACCGGATATCTGGAAGAACACACTTATGACATTCAAAAATTCAAAGAATGGATACGGGTGGTCTGGAATATCATAATCGACCCCGACATCAGGAGCATCGGTGCCATGATCGCTGTTATGAAAACAGTAGCTTCCCTCGCAGCGGGCAGCGGGGATATTTATGCTTACTTTAAGACACCGGAGTTTACAGCGCTGGCAGAAAGAAGCGGTAATATCCAAAAGGAACAGCTGGCAGAGGAGAAACTGAAAGCCGGATTATTCGAAAACGAAGGGTGGGAACAAATTATCAAAAAAGCCGAAGCCCATCCGCTTTTCCAGGGCAATATTGGCTTCCTGTTGCTCGGCGATCCAACCCTGGCCGAATTCGAACACAGATTTGCCACCTCGGCTCTGCTGTTTAGTCATTACGGCGCAAACAAGGCCTTCAGGCAGGATCGCGGGCTGTATCGTTACCTTATAAGCGCGTTGCCGGACTGGTCAGCGTTGTATGCGTTTACCTACGCTGATGACTTCCAGAACTGGCAGCTAATTCTTCGCAGAAATCAAATTGCCAAAACAATCATCAATGAACTTTGCGGCTGTGAAAGTGAAGCTGCCATGCAGCATGTAATCAACGCTGGTATTAACCGGTCATCAGCGATATCCGGCTGGGATAACGGGAACGCTAAATTAAGGCTTATCCATACGAACCTGTACTTTGACGAGCGTTTTGTCGACTGGACGCAAAAGGAGAATAAGCTTACTAAAGTAAAGGAACTTTACGGTCATCGTTATTTGATCAGGCCGAGCGCCTGGTTTGATAAGGTCATGATCGACAATCGCAGAAACGAGGTCATCAACCTCTTGTGCCAGCACCACGGGGCAAGGACCGAAAATCGCTGTGGTTCTACACAGTTCTTCTGGGGCGAAGACATCAATGTTTACATTACACGTAACGGCCATCAATATCTGCTGGAATTCACCCGCGACATAAGGCTCCGTATCAGGATCGCCGCCGAGGCAGACGGCCTGACCAAGTGGACGCCTTATAAGGCCTTTGACGAATTAAGGCTGGGAAGCACCGAAGAAGCTGCAGAAACAACTTTAGAAATTGTTAATAGTCTGGAATGA
- a CDS encoding Shedu anti-phage system protein SduA domain-containing protein: protein MNDNKSPETEILKAAETNNDIVDPAKAGDKTEQDEVITTTPEQPEDKQEVPNDEGSSPWDIAKAEKDLLASFANDSETDLLKVLKDNSFLFYDLYDRKYGIQPVFRELNFGAEFRCDFAWLNDKSSGPEWVLVELEKPKMSLFNADGKPTAKLQGALEQVKTWDQYFEENKGEAKRIFGAVAEFRFILVAGSGEHWGTEHAQKWRIYNHKRFHIEIRSMDTFLRAIKVAKEHPAELWSFKEKPVTLPHTRLESYWRDYDYMDRWRQVID from the coding sequence ATGAACGACAATAAATCTCCGGAAACTGAAATCCTTAAGGCCGCTGAAACTAATAATGATATTGTTGACCCGGCGAAAGCCGGGGATAAAACCGAACAGGATGAAGTTATTACAACTACTCCTGAACAACCGGAAGATAAACAGGAAGTTCCCAATGATGAAGGTAGTTCGCCATGGGATATCGCTAAAGCGGAAAAGGACTTACTTGCCTCCTTTGCTAATGACTCAGAAACTGATCTTTTGAAAGTATTGAAAGATAACAGCTTTCTCTTTTATGATCTCTACGACAGAAAGTATGGGATACAGCCGGTCTTCAGGGAATTAAACTTTGGAGCCGAATTCCGCTGTGATTTTGCATGGTTAAATGATAAGTCTTCCGGCCCGGAATGGGTGCTTGTCGAACTGGAAAAACCCAAAATGTCCTTATTTAATGCAGATGGTAAGCCAACTGCCAAATTGCAGGGAGCATTGGAGCAGGTCAAAACCTGGGATCAGTATTTTGAGGAAAATAAAGGAGAGGCAAAACGCATTTTCGGTGCGGTGGCAGAATTCAGGTTTATTTTGGTTGCAGGTTCCGGTGAACATTGGGGAACTGAACACGCACAAAAATGGCGTATTTACAACCATAAGAGGTTTCACATTGAGATCAGGTCAATGGACACTTTTTTAAGAGCAATCAAAGTTGCAAAAGAGCATCCTGCGGAACTCTGGAGTTTTAAGGAAAAGCCCGTCACTTTGCCCCATACTCGGTTGGAGAGTTACTGGCGCGACTACGACTACATGGACAGATGGCGGCAAGTCATTGATTAA
- a CDS encoding exodeoxyribonuclease VII large subunit, whose product MEAENQAPVIYSPAAVLNLFNNSISLKQTQRIIQLKGIFQLGKGAFYNGSYYDSLRDESSDAQITLIVPALIRNEMQHNKTITINGFITRRVVNNASRIDIQLTVTDLVDQTLNKYSSEEIKRIEIQQEKAAAGFRDVQSWIKEKIIQEHPFKIGVVVGKNAIIDNDIKHQLRESIAFYQLDFHRINLSSETEIIKTLNQLDEQGTDIIVISRGGGENLEIFNKPAIAEKATGLNALLITAIGHKDDVTLLQKVADKAFITPSEFGQFLNDTYNQTIEEVQNSRAQLVESVKKQLTANYEKEINNLKQQIKAVEELKKKNNEDLEKVYSEKINGLNSQISLLTNTYNQQLGESQKLQNEKQAIFNDQVNNYKAQLSKLENKSSVNWTAVIIAVILGIIIGMLIKSH is encoded by the coding sequence ATGGAAGCAGAAAACCAGGCACCTGTTATTTACTCACCCGCTGCGGTGCTTAATCTTTTTAATAATTCAATTTCCCTAAAACAAACCCAAAGGATCATACAGCTTAAAGGTATTTTCCAGTTAGGTAAAGGTGCCTTTTACAATGGTTCTTATTATGATAGCCTCCGCGACGAATCTTCCGATGCGCAGATTACCCTGATTGTGCCTGCTCTTATCCGTAATGAGATGCAGCATAACAAAACAATCACTATAAACGGTTTTATAACGCGACGGGTGGTTAACAACGCCAGCCGCATCGATATTCAGTTAACGGTAACTGATTTGGTTGACCAAACCTTAAATAAGTATTCATCAGAAGAAATAAAACGGATAGAGATCCAGCAGGAAAAAGCAGCAGCGGGCTTCCGGGATGTGCAAAGCTGGATAAAAGAGAAGATCATTCAGGAACATCCGTTTAAAATCGGTGTGGTTGTCGGCAAAAATGCAATTATTGACAACGACATTAAACATCAGCTCAGAGAATCTATCGCCTTTTATCAACTCGATTTTCACCGCATCAACCTAAGCTCGGAAACTGAAATTATCAAGACCCTTAATCAGCTGGACGAACAGGGAACAGACATTATCGTTATTTCACGGGGTGGCGGAGAAAACCTCGAAATTTTTAATAAGCCTGCGATAGCCGAAAAAGCGACCGGATTAAATGCCTTGCTGATAACAGCTATTGGACATAAAGATGATGTAACATTGCTTCAAAAAGTTGCTGACAAGGCATTCATTACACCATCTGAATTTGGTCAGTTCCTGAATGATACTTATAATCAGACTATTGAGGAAGTGCAAAATTCAAGGGCGCAATTAGTTGAGTCGGTTAAGAAACAGCTAACAGCTAATTATGAAAAAGAAATCAATAATCTGAAACAGCAGATTAAAGCAGTTGAAGAACTTAAAAAGAAAAACAACGAGGACCTCGAAAAGGTGTATAGTGAAAAAATTAACGGATTAAACAGCCAGATCAGTTTGCTGACTAATACCTACAACCAGCAACTGGGCGAAAGCCAAAAGCTGCAAAATGAAAAGCAGGCGATATTTAATGACCAGGTTAACAATTATAAAGCCCAGCTATCCAAACTCGAGAACAAATCCTCGGTTAACTGGACAGCGGTTATCATCGCTGTAATCCTTGGCATCATAATCGGTATGCTGATTAAGAGTCATTAG
- a CDS encoding DUF4209 domain-containing protein — MTDAASLLNHHFTASHGLGYIQLFTEEKLEDHELQGPERDLFAYLDAILKLGLLNGNSKVKEINEHRPGQETLAVLADISPRIINPYIRAYFYDILQVNKQDKFNNAQKAIDTYLSLIEEDNTLSTKRDRYIRILRILVGLGRGRLALLDKYVLPIQQEILAADMPQDCYSITKLAEEMIPLQLEPTTYQLFIQKVKDAVQPFLESRELERYRQCNHVLALLIPADAVNYGTQVARGYILEADDYDHRMNALQYMVADLYKKGIRHFQQLGIKDAETETLRKKLVEILKKAAAQHQLIGALPAIPLDKPEFEMPEFSHLFQAVYWMIDREFPVKQELVKDLKGKSDQFLHLKFMGSTMTDGEGNTVAISADNSDLIYKDAAMIRDIHCKMVLRPAYDKFSDKCAISEPEVFWLISHSKFIPQDRLDIYTHGLYHGFCGNFAVAAHLLIPQIENGLRHVLQTYGVITRKLTEDIQTENSLAFYFNHLNGILHEDLIFDLEGLLNESFGNNIRNLVAHGKYATGQFFAPAGFYTWWLALKLSLHLDKYLLKEITALS, encoded by the coding sequence ATGACCGATGCAGCCAGCCTTTTGAACCATCATTTTACAGCCAGCCATGGGCTTGGCTATATACAGTTATTTACCGAAGAAAAGCTGGAAGATCATGAACTGCAAGGCCCTGAACGGGACTTATTCGCTTACCTGGATGCCATACTCAAATTGGGTTTATTAAACGGCAACAGCAAAGTTAAGGAGATCAATGAACACCGGCCAGGACAAGAAACACTGGCGGTGTTAGCCGACATTAGCCCCAGGATCATCAACCCTTATATCCGGGCCTACTTTTATGACATCTTACAGGTCAACAAGCAAGACAAATTTAACAACGCTCAAAAGGCCATTGACACCTACCTGTCGCTTATCGAAGAAGACAATACACTAAGCACCAAAAGAGATCGGTACATCCGCATCTTACGCATATTAGTTGGCTTAGGTAGGGGAAGATTGGCTCTACTGGATAAATATGTGCTGCCAATCCAACAGGAAATACTTGCCGCAGATATGCCGCAAGATTGCTACTCTATCACCAAACTTGCCGAAGAAATGATCCCATTGCAACTGGAACCGACCACGTACCAGTTGTTCATTCAAAAGGTAAAGGATGCGGTTCAGCCATTCCTTGAATCACGTGAACTTGAACGTTACCGGCAATGTAACCATGTGCTGGCTTTACTGATCCCTGCAGATGCAGTTAACTATGGTACCCAAGTTGCCAGGGGCTATATATTGGAAGCAGACGATTACGACCACCGTATGAATGCCCTGCAATATATGGTGGCTGACCTGTATAAGAAAGGCATCCGTCATTTTCAGCAATTGGGAATTAAGGATGCCGAAACGGAAACACTCCGGAAGAAGCTGGTTGAAATCCTGAAGAAAGCGGCAGCCCAGCACCAGCTGATCGGTGCATTACCCGCCATTCCATTAGATAAGCCGGAATTTGAAATGCCAGAATTCAGCCATTTATTCCAGGCCGTTTACTGGATGATCGACCGCGAATTTCCTGTTAAGCAGGAACTTGTCAAAGATCTGAAGGGTAAGTCCGACCAATTCCTGCACCTTAAATTTATGGGATCAACAATGACTGATGGAGAGGGAAATACTGTTGCCATTAGCGCAGACAATAGCGATCTGATCTATAAAGATGCCGCAATGATCAGAGACATTCACTGCAAAATGGTGCTTCGTCCAGCCTACGATAAATTTTCGGATAAATGTGCAATCAGCGAACCCGAAGTATTCTGGCTGATCAGCCACAGTAAATTTATCCCGCAGGACCGGCTGGATATCTACACCCACGGCCTTTATCATGGTTTCTGCGGCAATTTTGCGGTTGCGGCACATCTACTGATCCCCCAAATAGAGAACGGGCTGCGTCATGTGCTGCAAACCTATGGGGTCATCACCAGAAAGCTGACTGAAGATATTCAAACCGAAAATAGCCTGGCATTTTATTTCAACCACTTGAACGGTATTTTACACGAGGATCTGATCTTTGACCTGGAAGGCTTACTCAATGAATCGTTCGGCAACAATATCCGGAACCTGGTGGCCCACGGAAAATACGCCACTGGACAATTCTTTGCACCCGCCGGGTTTTATACCTGGTGGCTGGCCCTTAAATTGAGCTTGCATCTCGATAAATATCTCTTAAAAGAGATAACCGCGCTATCCTAA
- a CDS encoding AAA family ATPase, which yields MLEKLTVREAFQWFLENTGVYAGSEQYLFVQHLTLLELVDYVRSLVNEDTLTDNWRTIVINEAQALRVIQLYDAFNVSFIGEWFNFDTKPMFKFKPEINVSSGEQSFLNLFSTLYDHADNIKTGVDIDRYSSNSLEGIEKDILLLLDEGDNAFHPQWKKEYVKYLREIIPIIFEGYQIQIIITSHDPLTLSDLPKNNVVFLEKTDQVTKIGNSGFKRTLGANIADLLKDSFFMQDGQIGSYIAEVIDFIIEDIGAGRLTEERQIAIERIIYCIDEPIIKFKLAEMLSEALGDQSFEARLIDDEISRLREKRRQI from the coding sequence GTGCTTGAAAAACTGACCGTTAGGGAAGCTTTTCAATGGTTCCTGGAAAACACCGGGGTATATGCAGGTAGCGAACAATACCTGTTTGTACAGCACCTGACTTTACTGGAACTGGTGGATTACGTGCGGTCGCTCGTAAACGAAGATACTCTGACGGATAATTGGCGGACAATAGTGATCAACGAAGCCCAGGCTTTACGGGTGATCCAATTATACGATGCTTTCAATGTTTCTTTTATTGGAGAGTGGTTTAATTTCGACACCAAACCGATGTTTAAGTTCAAACCCGAGATCAATGTCAGTTCCGGCGAGCAGTCCTTTTTAAATTTATTCAGTACCCTATACGATCATGCCGATAATATCAAAACGGGCGTTGACATTGATAGATATTCTTCCAATTCACTGGAAGGCATTGAAAAGGACATCCTGTTACTACTCGACGAGGGAGACAATGCCTTTCACCCACAATGGAAAAAGGAGTATGTAAAATACCTACGCGAGATCATACCAATCATTTTCGAGGGGTATCAAATACAGATCATCATTACTTCCCATGATCCGCTTACCTTATCCGATCTGCCAAAAAATAACGTGGTGTTTTTGGAAAAAACTGACCAGGTAACGAAAATCGGCAACTCTGGTTTTAAACGCACCCTTGGTGCCAATATCGCGGATTTGCTGAAGGATTCCTTTTTTATGCAGGATGGGCAGATCGGCTCGTATATTGCCGAAGTGATTGACTTCATTATTGAGGATATTGGCGCTGGTCGTCTGACGGAGGAAAGGCAGATCGCTATTGAACGGATAATTTACTGTATCGACGAGCCCATTATTAAGTTCAAACTGGCCGAAATGTTATCCGAGGCGTTGGGTGATCAAAGTTTTGAGGCGCGCCTGATCGATGATGAAATCAGCAGGCTCCGGGAAAAAAGGAGGCAAATCTGA